TTCTCAGGCTCCATTGTGCACAGATTGCATTGTGCTAAGATATCATCCAACTTCCTCCATTTCAATGGAGTATGATCGAAGTTCTGAGTGTCTTCCAATCTACTGCTTGCCTTGCTTGATTCTTCATAGGAGACTGAGTCTATAGATATGAAACCAGAATTTCGATTTCCTACAGGTGTTTCAAACAATTCCACTTGAGAATTCCTAGGCTGCTCTTCAGCATTCACCATCACCACAGAATTTTCAGTTGCTTCCTTCCAATTCCATATTGCTCCTTCATCAAATACAATGTCTCTTGACAGTAGTAGTTTTCTAGTGACAGGATCAAACACTCTATAACCCTTCTCACATGTTGCATATCCAACAAACACTCCCCTTGTGCTTTTGGCATCCAATTTTTCTCTACTTTCTTTTGGTATATGCACAAAACATACACTACCAAATACCTTCAAATGACCAACTCCTGGTTTTCTTGTGCTATACGCTTCAAAAGGGGTCTTGTTTCTAAGAGCCTTAGTAGGACACCGGTTTAAAATGTATACTGCAGTGTGTACAGCTTCTGCCCATAAGTAATAAGGCAACTCCTTCTCATGTAACATAGCCTTAGCCATCTCTACCACTGTCCTATTCTTCCTTTCAACCACTCCATTCTGCTGGGGTGTGTAAGCCATGGAGAATTGTCTTTGAATCCCTGCATCTTCACATAGTTTATTGAATTCACCAGATGTGAACTCACCTCCTCTATCACTTCTAACACATTTCACTTTGTATCCACTCTGCAACTCCACCATAGACTTGAAtttttgaaaacagtttagtGCATCCGACTTGTATCTTAAGAAGTAGACCCAAATCATCCTTGTAAAATCGTCTATGAGCagcataaaatatttattacctGCTAGAGACTCATTTTGCATTGGTCCACACAGATCCATGTGTATAAGCTCAAGGGGTGTACTTGCTCTCCATGCTTGATCCTTAGGGAACCACTCTCTGTGTTGCTTTCCCAGTTGACAGCCTCCACAGACTTCATTTACATCCTCCAAGTATGGCAAACCATGTACCATCTCTTTCTCCTTAAGCTGATGTAGACCTTTCAGATGCAAATGGCCCATTCTTTTATGCCAAATCCAGGTAGAATTGGATATACCAGCTCTTAGTGCAACATAGTCATTTGAGGGCAATGTCAATGGATAACACCTATTTTTCCTCATTTCCACCTTCATGATGAGATTCTCGAGAGAAGAACCATCATAGATACTGCACATGCTGCTTCCAAATACCAAATGATAACCATGCTCATCCATTTGGCCTACACTCAACAGATTTTCCCTCAAACCAGGTAGATACATGACTTCTCTGATATACTTTGTACCAGAGCTTGTGTCTAGTACTAAAGTACCCATGCCAGCTATACTTACAAGCTCCCCTGTTGGCATTTGCACCTTGCCTGTGACACTTGAATTTATATCAATTAACAGCTCCTTGTTCCCAGTCATATGGTTACTGCAACCACTGTCTACATACCATTCTCCATTTGCACTCTTCTCTGAAATTGCACAGTTTGCAAAAAACAGATTTCCTGTTACTTCTACTTGGCTTGCATTATTTGCTTTCTGCACTCCTTTGTTGGCAGTACAGTCCCTAGCCCAATGTCCAAATCTATCACACTTATAGCACTTAGATTGGCCCTTATATCTACATTctccaaaatgaaatttagagCATACTTTGCATTGAGGCTTCACTCCATCTCGATGCACATATTGTGATCCATTTGAGGTTTGTGCAGCATCAGCTTGCTGTGGCTTCTGTCTAGACTCCCATGGTTTGTTAGGCTTCCAATTCTTCTGAGACTTAGTAGAACCAGATTGAGTACCATTCTTGTTCTGCCTTTTTGTATCGACTGAGAAAGAGCCAAATGCCTTCTCAGCCATGTCCACATTATGCATGTCAAACCGTTGCTCTTGACTTTTCAATATTGCAATAACCTCATGCAATTCAATAGTCTCCAAGCTCTTTGTATTTTCAATCACCAAACAGATGGGATCATATACTCTACTAAGACTGATTAACACCTTTTGAACCAGCCTCTCATTTGATAACACTTCTCCAAacgttttcatttgatttatcAATTCATTTAATCGAGTAAGATATGCAGTTAGTTGTTCACCTTCACGCATTCTCATATACTCAAATTCTCTTATGAGATTCTGAAGTTTTACAGATCTGACCTGATCACCTCCATGATACTCACTGTAGAGAAGACTCCATGCCATTTGAGATGAATCGGCATTTGCAATCCGAGGAAAGATCTGGTCAGAAACTGCATTTTGTATAATGCCGAGAGCCTTTGCGTCCTTCATGAGCACAGCAAGTATCTCTGCATCAGCTTCTTCTGATGATTCTTCAACTTttgttgtcttcttcttcgaaTCAGAGGTTGAAATTCCCTTTTCTACCGGACTCCATAGCCCAAGAGATTTGAAGATCGTCATCATCTTAATCCTCAAGAACTCGTAGTTCTCACCGGAGAAGATTGGAGTTCGTACTTCTGAACTTCCAGATCCAGCCATCCTTTGGTctgaatcaaacaaaaaattttcttctcaGATGCTCAGATGAGCTTCGATTGAGCTCAGTGATCTCACAGATTACGCCCAGATCAAAAGAccaaacctggctctgaggccatgttagagtTTTGTGTATAATGAGTGAGGAAGAAATAGCAAAGAGAAAGAGTAGAGAGCTAGACTCAATGAAACAGTGTATATTGCTATTGCATATTCTCTGCTCTAATAGAGCAAGCTCTGTGTGAGCTATAACTGTATGAAAGAATAGCTGGATTCTCTGACATCACAGAGAATCACAGCCTTACATCCAAAACTGCTCTCTAGGATTTTTACATGTGGCTACTACCACTTAACATGACTAATGCCTAACACCTGTCTATTTTAGAACAAAGTGAATACACCATTTAGCTTAGAGGCCTAATTACATTCTTATCAGCTCATCACTTACATTTCAACAAATATTAAGATCACAATTGTGgtgtaaattttgtaataggGTGATTGAATAGACATTAAGTAGGAAGCTTGATTAAGTGTGTACTATGATTAATTGTTCAATGTTCTGAaatcaattaataaaataaagcaactTGAAACTAAACTACCTTCAAGTTAAATGCCTTGAATTCCTCCCTGGCCTGAGAAATTCACGGAACATggaaaaatatagcattaatacaaattttaaataaattaagagGAATATAGTGAATCTTATCATGATACTTTACATGTATTGTGTCACGACCAAACGCCTCGCGAAGCATAGCCCAGATCATTGTTCTCTTCCCAACGCCCGGTGGTCCTTCAAAGATGAAATGCCCACATGCTCCTCCTCTGGCctgtatatttttattttgaatgcATAAATTAATGTATCAtacacagaaaaaagaaagtacataaaaaagaatcagGGTTCTTGATGTGTGCTGTTTATGCATACCAAAGCCTGCAGCTGAGTTGCTTTGTCTTTATTGCATATGAAATCTTCTAAGCACAGAGGTTGGTATTTGTCTGCCCACGCATACTCCTTCTGAGCTTCATTCATCACCTTTATTTCGTTTTTTGGTCTAGCTGCTGCTCTAACTCTCTCCCTCAATGGCTTCTCCTTGTTATATTCATTGCTACTCTTCATGACCTCTTTTCTCTCTATGCTCTCCTCCACCAAAGACGTCTCTGAATTCTTCGGTGAAGCATTAACTGTTGAACTCGTGGAGGGTTTGATCGCGGTGTACATTTCAGGCTGAAGATTCTTTTTGTACTCCTTGGTTCTAGAACCAAGGCAAGAGCTCCACTCTCGCACTTTGAATCCCGAAAAGAAGGTGGAGATTGAGGTCCAAGTAACAGCAGAGTTGTTGCTTTCGTGCCCGGGAGTATTAGCAATTGGATGCTTAGGGACAATGATGCTCGGATACGTCAGTCCCCTGATGTAATAGGGACTATACTTGGAGCTTCTTTCATCATCAATCTCATTCTTGTAATAGTCGTCCAGACTAATTTGCCCTACCCTCTTGTGATGGTTGACCACATTTTCCGCAACAAGTGTCTTATTGTAAACCTCGAGGCTTTGCTCTGTCAATTCTGAATTCCCCCTCCTCCCAATAAGTCTTCTTATTTTCCTGCCCCAAGAGAGCTTGACACTCGCGATTTTCAACGTGGGAGCTGAGCATGCAGACCGGTTTGCAGGGGGGAGGTCTTCTGGGAGAGTGTACTGAGAAGGCCAGGTTTTCTTGAGGCGTGGGAAGGAGGAAGAGCGGGAGATTATTGAAGGGCTTGACATTGTGTTGCAGAGCTGGTCTGCAACTTCTACTTGGTATCTGATGACATTATGACGACGAACTGGTGGATTTTTGGATTTGTGATGGTGATGGGTTCTGACGTGAGATGATTTTGGAATTCTGGATGGAAACTACAAAGAAGGTCGATGAATCTCATGAAGAAAAATGACTTCATGGCGTGATGAACTAGATTCGAGGGGTCAAATTAAACATGCAGCAGCCGAATATAGTTATATACTAAGACTCAATGAGCAAATTAAATACAGGTTTCTGACAATTGtaaatcttctttttgttaCTTATTGTTTGGGAGCATATGAGCTTTAAACATGCCagacattattattattattttaaatttctaaaaagaaaaagaaaaaaattgaccTCTTGTGATTATCACAACATTATTATCAGTAcacaagttttttcttttaattagtGGGTTTGATTTCAACTTTCGGAAGAACAACAGGGAAAGTCCAGTGCAAaccaaattttaaatgttaTCTTCTGCAGAGAGATGAAATTGTGTCCTAAGTAGATTCTACCGTTTGGTGTAAACATAGAACTAAATCCAGAATGCTTTATTGTCTCCATATTCCATCCACATTTTCCACAGGCCCAAACAATTGGCCTGCTAGCTAGCTACCcaccaaaaaaagataaaaaaaccaaagtgCAGCCTAGTTTTGCATACTCTTTCATTTGGGTTTAGAATTAACTATTGTTCCCAACAATAAAACATTATTCATCGCCAAAAAGGTCTAGTCTAGTGAAAAAGAGCATTGACTTGCACACCAGAGGTATAAAGTTTGAACTTCCATGGCATCTTAGTTGTGCGTGTGAAAAACTCCTCCCCTGTAGTTTACACTAtcacttgtactaaaaaaaaattacatcaTTCAACAGTGAATCTGATGCTTGGCAATTTTTTCATGCTTTATCAACTAACCACACAATCATAGGAACCATCATCACTCAAACCATGTGAATTTGCAGGCTAAAGCAATTCACATATCACAAGCCTGTGAGGCCAACTAGGATGAACATTATAAACAGTTgcaataattaaatattaactAGTTGGATGCATATATATAACCAAAGATGATCACAGTTCTCAATATGAAATGCAAAACATGCATCACCGACGAGCATATGAGATTTTTAGTATGAAACGCATAACATCTCAGATTCTCAGTAGACCAATTCCCTTGGAAAGCATTCAAGTTACCTTAACCATTCAATCAAGAACAATCAGCTTGCAAATGAGATTgaaaagaaatatgaaatttccCTATTCTTAATTTGGCATAGTCAAACATGCTCAATCGAGCAATAAGTGATTTACTAGTAGGTGACATGAGGAACATTTAAACAACTTGCTTCAAACAAACACACATCACGTTGGTATCAAAGTCTAAAATGCACAAACTAAACATACAAATAGACATGAACAATCCCTCAATGGCTAACAAATAAAGCACAGTTTCCAACATGTTTCCTTTGCTACAGAAGTCTGGCTAAATCAATCAGCAAAACCCAGCTTGTATAACAGATTGATAAACAATGAAATATCTATAGGGAGCTGAGGAAAATTGCCTCCCCCATTGCATATTGCAAATGAAAGATAAATTGACCTTTTTTGGCACACTATATTGTCAATCTCATAAATGAAACTATAAAGAAATAGATTATTGAAGAATAACTTAGCATTATACAAGCTCATAGTCAGGGTTCAAACGAACATACATCACATTGACATTGAAGTCTACGATGCACAAACCAAATGTACATATTACACATAAGTTTTCCATGAAACATTCCCTCagtttcaagaaaaataaaacaaagtacCAACAGGTTTCACCTTTTTACAAAGATTGGTTAAACTAATCACATTAATTGGTGAATTTCAGCAGTACCTTCCATTTCCTTCACGTTcttatttctttctcttaGCAGCAGTTTTTGGTCCTTCAACAGTTGGCCCTTTTGGGTTAATTAAATGTGAGAGCACGTCCTCCTGAGGATCAACAACTCCAagtgctgtttttttttttcgagaACAAGCTCCACGTGCTGTTTGAGATGACAGATTTACTGCAGTTTCAGTAGCTTTTGCCAAATTTGAGACTAAAATCAAATCCTTCAATTTATCAGCCATTTCAGAGAAAGCACGAGTCCCATTCTCATACTACACCAACCAAAGCATTCAAAGAGTCAGATCACCCCACTAATTCGGGGAAAAGTACAAAGGTCTATAATGCAAAGAACATAACAAAactctcctcttttttttttggtcaagaatAAAACTCTCCTTTATTTTAGCATATTTTtacttaccttttttttttttttggattacAGAGTATATGTAGTTTAGTAAACTACAATTTGTTAATCCTACTTGTATGATGCAaacttaataaattaatatgaaaACTGACAAATCCATAATGGCCCACAAATAGAAAGAAAGCAGGGATGCACACATATAAATTTAAACTGGAAAATAATGTCTATTGTTATAGATACAAGCTCAAGATAGCAAAGTTAATTGACATACTGCTTCAAGTTTGGCAAGAGCAACTTCCAACTTCAAAGAAAGTTGATGGTTTTCAGTTTCTAACGCCTTAATCTGCatataaaaggaaataatataaacCTTGCAGATTAGACAGATGAAAAAAACATGATTGTACATATATTAATGAGAATAACCTTTTGGGAATCTGCATACAAGCTTTTGTACATTGAAGCTGGGCTTTCGCAGAAGTCAGAGTTTTTATTCCTTGCCTGATTTCACAACCAACCgtaaaagaacataaaaaaaaaaaggcttcaAATAAGTAATGCAACTGGATAGAACTAACTACACCCAAAAGCTAATTATCTTCCTGGAAGAATGCATTACCTTTAAGTTCATTGTATCCAACAGTTGCACAAGATAGTTAACTTTTTCTTCCAAGCTTTTCTCCCCTGAGGTTGACCCGTGCATTTTATGAGCAGGCTGCTCATCTTCATTTTCACCTTCGCTAACGGTTGTATCTTCAATCACATGCTCCATATTCTGATTTTGAGTAGGCACAATACTATCTTGGATACGTAAAGATCGCCTAACAACAGCATCAGAGCGCTTTGGCCTTTTCCTAGATGTGTTGGTACCTTGTTCTTCAATTGGAAGCTTTGAGTTAGTTTGCTGTATCATCTCCAAACGTGGAGCTTCAGGAAGCTTTGAGTTAGTTTGCTCTATCATCTCCAAACGTGGAGCTTCAGGCCGCGGTTCCACTCTTTCAGATGAGGGATTTGTGCCTTGAGGCTTTGATTTGAATACCATGATCAATAATTAGTAAAATGTAGAATTAAGCCAAAAATGTTCGATCTATTTCACTGTCTACTCAAAATAATAGAAGCCACTTTCATTGAAGGTAACAACATTTCTGAtcaaagcaaagcaaacaaCAAA
The Prunus dulcis chromosome 2, ALMONDv2, whole genome shotgun sequence DNA segment above includes these coding regions:
- the LOC117619180 gene encoding uncharacterized protein LOC117619180 translates to MPPQTRRRLAQSVKTGRKMGRRAASRNEEMAHMPQGTNPSSERVEPRPEAPRLEMIEQTNSKLPEAPRLEMIQQTNSKLPIEEQGTNTSRKRPKRSDAVVRRSLRIQDSIVPTQNQNMEHVIEDTTVSEGENEDEQPAHKMHGSTSGEKSLEEKVNYLVQLLDTMNLKARNKNSDFCESPASMYKSLYADSQKIKALETENHQLSLKLEVALAKLEAYENGTRAFSEMADKLKDLILVSNLAKATETAVNLSSQTARGACSRKKKTALGVVDPQEDVLSHLINPKGPTVEGPKTAAKRKK
- the LOC117618149 gene encoding replication factor C subunit 3-like; the protein is MSSPSIISRSSSFPRLKKTWPSQYTLPEDLPPANRSACSAPTLKIASVKLSWGRKIRRLIGRRGNSELTEQSLEVYNKTLVAENVVNHHKRVGQISLDDYYKNEIDDERSSKYSPYYIRGLTYPSIIVPKHPIANTPGHESNNSAVTWTSISTFFSGFKVREWSSCLGSRTKEYKKNLQPEMYTAIKPSTSSTVNASPKNSETSLVEESIERKEVMKSSNEYNKEKPLRERVRAAARPKNEIKVMNEAQKEYAWADKYQPLCLEDFICNKDKATQLQALARGGACGHFIFEGPPGVGKRTMIWAMLREAFGRDTIHAREEFKAFNLKGEMVGSIEVHVKQSPQHVEVNLSELKGYEKHVIVELMRETQDKTTNKALPCGLDNCRAIILYEADKLSTDALLYIKWLLERYKGCNKVFFCCSDVSKLQAIKSLCTVVELLPPSKTETVAVLKFIAKQEGIDLPHELAERFAENSKNNFYLAIRSFEATWKKCYPFKENQVILTGWEDNIADIAKNMIEEQSPKQLYIIRGKLQNLIVHGVSPEFIFQSLVAELKKYLDDSLQDRIESMYDEYNRNDENMFESDKYDHEEMSKRLNDHSRKSIKQFLRIEEFIAKFMSCYKGCTNTKSLPHDGPT